One genomic window of Mauremys mutica isolate MM-2020 ecotype Southern chromosome 5, ASM2049712v1, whole genome shotgun sequence includes the following:
- the AREG gene encoding amphiregulin — protein sequence MRALLLLSALAWLSGCHPAAGLGLNATEQEENVPQTLDHSVDGSTMPSGTDYEDIEDDEEEDDPAVPMYIVDDSIKVEPVIKPKQTKTDREKNPDKTKRKKNKGKKNKKKGTPCEAEYKNFCIHGECKYLEELKEVTCKCRQDYFGERCGEQFMKTQKRNDIGNYSTTILVVVAVLLSSISFIAIVILVIMQVRKTYPRCEEKEERKKLRQETGNGHVGV from the exons AtgcgagccctgctgctgctctcggCGCTGGCCTGGCTCTCTG GGTGCCACCCTGCTGCTGGATTGGGACTAAATGCGACAGAGCAGGAGGAAAATGTGCCGCAGACACTGGACCACAGCGTGGATGGGAGCACCATGCCCTCAGGAACTGactatgaagatattgaagacgACGAGGAGGAGGACGACCCAGCAGTGCCTATGTACATTGTAGATGATTCGATTAAAG TTGAACCTGTGATTAaacccaagcaaacaaaaacagatcgggaaaagaatcctgacaaaacaaaaagaaagaaaaacaaaggaaagaagAATAAGAAGAAAGGGACACCGTGTGAAGCAGAGTACAAAAATTTTTGCATTCATGGTGAATGCAAATACCTAGAAGAACTCAAAGAAGTAACATGCAA ATGTCGTCAGGATTATTTTGGTGAACGCTGTGGTGAACAGTTCATGAAGACTCAAAAGAGAAACGATATTGGCAACTATTCCACAACGATATTGGTGGTGGTAGCTGTTCTGCTGTCCAGCATCAGCTTCATTGCAATTGTCATCCTTGTTATAATGCA GGTCAGGAAAACGTATCCTCGATGTgaagaaaaggaggaaagaaaaaagcTCAGACAAGAGACTGGAAATGGCCATGTTGGCGTGTAA